The stretch of DNA GCACACGGCGGCAACGCTCAGGCCCTGACGCGCGCGGTGAAGAAGCTGCGGACCGAGGGCCACGATGTGGCCTGGCTGCCGTGTCGCACCGAGGGCGTCGACCTGCACGCCGGGCGCACCGAGACCTCGCTCATGCTGCACCTGCGTCCGTCCTCGGTCCGGCGCGACCGTGCGGTCGCGGGCGACACCCGCCCGCTGACCGAGATCCTCCCCGCGATGATCGCGGGCGGGGTCGCGGCGGTCTCGGAGAACGGCGTGCTCGGCGATCCGGCCGGGGCGCACGCGGACGAGGGTGCGGCGCTGCTCGCCGACATGGTGGAGGAGCTCGCCGTCGCCGTGCTCCACGACGACGGCGTCACGGTCTGATGGACGGCGAGCCGAGGGACCCCGCGCCGACGGGCGCCGACCGGTCGCCTGCCGGCGTCGCGCTGGTCACCGGCGCCGCACGTGGTATCGGAGCCACGACGGTGCGACGTCTCGCCGCGGACGGCTGGGCGGTCGTCGCCGTCGATGCCTGCGCGGGGTCGGACACCGGCCCCGGCACAGCGCCGTACCCGATGCCGACCACCGCCGACCTCGCGGCCGTGTGCGACGGCCTGCCCGACGTGGTGCCGGTGGTGGCGGACGTGCGCGACCGACCGGCGCTGGCCGGCGCCGTGGACGTGGCGATCGCCCGGTGGGGGCGCCTGGACGCCGCCGTCGCCGCCGCCGGGATCATCGCCGGCGGCCAGGCCCTCTGGGAGACACCCGACGAGCAGCTGCAGCTGCTGTGGGACGTCGACGCCCGCGGGGTCTGGAACCTCGCGGCCGTCAGCGTGCCGCGCATGCTCGCCGGCCCCGACCCGTCCCGCTGCCGCTTCGTGGCCGTCGCTTCGGCCGCCGGCTCCCGCGGGCTCTACCACCTGGCCGCCTACAACGCCGCGAAGCATGCCGTCGTCGGCCTGGTCAAGGGTCTGGCCGCCGACCTGGTCGGGACCGGCGTCACCGCGTGCTCCGTCTCGCCCGGCTCCACCGACACCGCCATGCTCGCGGCCACCGCCGACCTCTACGGCGTCACCACCGGCGAGCTCGCCCGGCACCAGCTGGTCCGGCGGCCGCTCGCACCCGAAGAGCTCGCCGCCACCATCGCCTTCGCCTGCTCGCGCGAAGGTGCCGTCCTCAACGGATCGGTCGTCGCAGCCGACGGTGGGTTCGGCGGATGAGGGCGTCCCGCACGCAGCCGGAGCCGGTGCGCCCGACCGGCGGTCCAGGCTCGCGCCCGCTGCCGGGCGGCTTCCGGGTCAGGCTGCGTGACGACGTCGCCCGCTACCCGGGCGCGACCCCGGGGGAGAGCATCCTGATCGGGGGCTCGCCCGCCCGATCCATCAAGCTCAGTGCCCGCGCCGCAGCGATGTTAGAGGGCCCCGTCCTCGGCGTGACCGACTCCGCGTCCGGCGTCCTGGCGCGTCGGCTGCTCGATGCCAACGTCGCCGACCCCGAGCTCGGCGACGGCGTCGATCCCGCCGAGGTGACAGTCGTCGTACCGGTGCGAGACCGCGCCGAGCAGCTCGACCGCTGCCTGACCGCACTGGCCGGCCTGCGGGTCGTCGTGGTCGACGACGCCTCCCGCGAGCCGGACGCCGTGCACGCCGTGGTCCGCCGCCACCGGGCCCAGATCGTCGCGCTGCCCACGAACCTCGGCCCCGCCGGCGCCCGCAACGCCGGCCTTCGTCAGGTCACCACCCCTCTCGTGGCGTTCGTCGACTCCGACGTCACCGCCGACGCCGCTGCGCTGCGCGGGTTGGCAGCTCACTTCGCAGACCCCGCGCTCGCCGTCGTCGGGCCGTTGGTGCGCGGCTCGATCGCCTCGCTCAGGCCGCGCTGGTTCGAGCGGTACGACGCCGCCGCGTCCTCCCTGGCGCTGGGCCGACGGGCCTGTTCGGTCGCCGTCGGCGCCGCTGTCGGCTGGCTGCCCAGCGCCTGTCTCGTCGCCCGGACAGCCGTCCTCCGCGATCTCGGTGGACCACAGGGCGGCGCCGGCGGCGGCTTCGACGCGAGCATGCGCGTGGGGGAGGACGTCGACCTCGTCTGGCGGCTCCTCGAGGCCGGCTGGCGGGTGCGGTACGACCCCACCTTCGAGGTGCGCCACGACGTCCGCGACTCGCTGCGGTCGATCCTCGGGCGCAAGGTCCTCTACGGCACCGGCAGCGCCCCTCTCGCCGCCCGCCACGGCGATGCGGTCGCGGTGGCCCGGCTCACCCCGCTCATGGCCGCGGCCGGCGCGGGCGTGCTGCTGCGCCGGCCCTGGTCGCTGGCCCTGAGCGTTGCGGCGACATGGTGGGCGCGTCGATCGGTGCGGCGGGCCCTGCCCCCGTTCGACGACCAGTCAGCGGTGGCGACCCGTCTGGCGCTGCGCGGCCTGGGGTGGTCGGTGCGGCAGGAGTCGGCGCTCCTGCTACGGCACTGGTGGCCGGCCGCCGTCCTCGCCGGGGCCGTCTCGGGGTCGGCACGGCGGATGCTTCTCAGCGCTTGCGTCGTCGACGCTGTCGTCGCGCACACCCTCGACCGGCCCCTCGACCGGCCCGACCTACCACCGGCGGGCCTGCTCGGCACGCTCGTCGGCAGACGCCTCGACGACCTCGCCTACGGCACCGGCGTCTGGCTCGGCGCGGCGCGCAGTGGGTCGACCCGGGCACTGCGAGCGACGCTCGTCCGCTCGGCCACGGCGTCACCGACGCGTCCTCGAGGACAGTAACGGCGCCGATAACGGGCACGCACGAGGCTGGACTTCCGCTCGGCCTGACGCCGTCAAACCAGGGAGCCCCATGTCTGTCGTGAGCACCACCGCCTACCGTCGAGACCACTTCTTCGTCGGTGGCCGATGGATCGAACCTGCGGGGACGGAGCGTCTGGTGGTGGTCTCACCGGCGACCGAGGAGCCGGTGGGATCGGTTCCCGCCGCCGTGGCCGCCGACATCGACGCGGCGGTGGCCGCCGCCCGGCAGGCCTTCGACCGGGGGCCGTGGCCCCTCATGACGCAGCAGGAGCGCGCCGCGAAGATGCGCGATCTGGCAGCCGCGATGCGTGCGCGGGTGGAGGAGACGGCGACCGCCATCACCTCGGAGATGGGCTCGGTGATCTCCTACACCCGCGCTGGTCAGGCCCCCGCGCCGATCGACATGCTCGAGTACTACGCCGGCCTCGCGGGCACCGTCGGCCAGCCCGAGGAGGGCCGGGTCGGCGCCTACGCGACCTGGACCGTGACCAAGGAGCCGATCGGCGTCGTCGGCGCCATCGTGCCGTGGAACGGTCCGATCTTCCTCGCGATGTTCAAGATCGCTCCGGCCCTGCTCGCCGGCTGCACGATCGTGCTCAAGCCGTCGCCCGAGTCGCCGCTGTCGGCGTACCTGCTCGCCGAGGCGCTCGAGGCGGCCGACTTCCCGCCGGGCGTGCTCAACATCGTGCCGGGTGACCGCGAGGTCGGACGACACCTGGTGCTCCACCCCGACGTCGACAAGATCGCCTTCACCGGCTCCACCGCCGCCGGCAAGGCGATCATGGCCGACTGCGCCCACGACCTGAAGCGCGTCACGCTGGAGCTCGGCGGCAAGTCGCCCGCCATCGTTCTCGACGACGCGGACCTGGCGACGTCCCTGCCCGGCATCCTGTTCGGCTTCACCCAGAACAACGGTCAGATCTGCGTCTCGAACTCCCGCCTGATCGTGCCCCGCTCGCGCCGCGACGAGATCGTGGAGGCGATCGCGGCCGGCCTCGGCGAGGTCACCCTGGGCGACCCGTTCGACGAGGCGTCGACCATGGGCCCCCTCGTGGCGCAGCGCCAGCGGGACCGGGTGGTGGGTCTGCTGGAGGGCGCCCGCGCGGAGGGCGCGACGATCGCGTACGGCGGCGGCGACGGCGGCATGGACCGCGGCTGGTACGTCGCGCCGACGCTGGTCACCGACGTCAAGCCGGGGATGACCATCGCCCGTGACGAGGTCTTCGGCCCGGTGTTGAGCATCATCGACTACGACACCGAGGACGAGGCGATAGCGATCGCCAACGACACCGAGTACGGACTCGGCGCGGCCATTTTCACCACCGACGACGACCGGTTCGCCCGGCTCGCTCGCCGGGTCCGCGCCGGCACGGTCAACCGCAACACCCACCTCACCGACTACTACCTGCCGTTCGGCGGCTGGAAACAGTCGGGCATCGGGGTCGAGGGTGGCCCCGAGGCGGTCGAGAGCTACCTCGCCACCAAGGTCCTCGGCCCGTTCGGCTGAGGAGACCCCGGCGACGGTGCAAGGCGAGAGCAAGGAGAGCAGCATGAAGGCGAAGGCAGCAGTCGTCTGGGGTCCCGGCGAGCCGTGGACGGTCGAGGAGATCGAGGTCGATCCGCCGGGGCCCGGTGAGGTGCTCGTCGAGTGGGCCGCTTCGGGTCTGTGCCACTCCGACGAGCACTTCCGCAGCGGTGACAGGGTCCCGGCCGAGATCGAGGAGACGGTGTTCCCGCTGCTGGGCGGTCACGAGGGCGCGGGGATCGTCTCCCAGGTCGGACCCGGGGTCACCGAGCTCGCGGTGGGCGACCATGTCGTGGCCAGCTTCGCCCCGACCTGCGGCAAGTGCCGGTACTGCACGTCCGGTCGCGCGATGATCTGCGACGCGAACCGGGACTTCATGGCACCCGGGCAGCTCGTCGACGGGGCGATCAAGCACCGCGTGCGGGGCCGCGACCTCTTCGTGATGGCGAAGCTGGGAACCTTCGCCGAGCGCACCACCGTCTCGGTGAACTCGGTGATCCGGATCGACGCGGACATCCCGCTCGACGCGGCCTGCCTGGTGTCGTGCGGCGTCCCCACCGGCTGGGGATCCGCCGTGGTCCGCGGTGGTGTGCGGCCGGGCGATGTCGTGGCGGTGGTGGGCCTGGGCGGCCTCGGGATCAGCGCGGTCCAGGGTGCCCGGCTGGCCGGTGCCGCCCACATCGTGGCGATCGACCCGTTCGAGTCGCGACGTGACTCCGCGGCGAAGCTCGGTGCCACCCGGGTGGCCGCCTCGATCGAGGATGCCCGCCCGGACATCGCCCACCTCACCAACGGCCAGGGCGCGGACGTCGTCGTCCTGACGCCCTCGGTCGTCACCGGCGAGATCCTGGCCGAGGGACTCTCCATCACCGGCAAGGGCTGCGTGTGCGTGTCGGTCGGGATGGGCGAGCTGGGACAGACGCCGGTCCCGATCGACATCGGCATGTTCTCCCTGCTCCACAAGGAGATCCGCGGCAGCCTCTTCGGCGGGATGAACCCCCGTTCGGCACCGGTCCAGCTCCTCGGCCTCTACCGTGACGGCCTGCTGGATCTGGACGCGATGATCACCACCTATCCGCTCGACGACATCAACACCGCCCTGGCCGACACCTCCCAGGGACGCGTCGTCCGGGCCGTCGTCAGGATGGGCGCCGCTTCGTGACCCGGGCCACCCACGCGGCGGCGCTGCCCCGGGTCGAGATCGTCGAGGAGGGGATGCGCGAGGGGATGCAGATCGAGGACGCCTCGATCCCGGTCGCCGATCGGGTCGAGCTGCTCGACTCGCTCTCGGACACCGGCCTCGGCACCATCGTCGTCGGGTCGTTCGTCCGCGCCAACTGGGTGCCGCAGATGGCCTCGGTCGAGGAGGTGATCGAGCGGATGAAGGTCGTCCCGGGCGTGCGCTACACGGCGCTCGCGCTCAACGCCAAGGGGGTCGAGCGGCGCGCTCGGTTCGTACCGCCGCTCACGGTCGAGGTCGCTCCGCGGCTCGAGGTGCACGCCTGCGACGTCTTCGTCCGGCGCAACACCAACCGTTCCCAGGCCGACGAGATCGGCAGCTGGCCCGCTGTCGTCACCCGAGCCGTCCAGGCCGGTACGACGGAGGCCACCGTGCGGGTCAACGCGGCCTTCGGGTCGAACTTCGTCGGCGACATCGCCCCCGCCGACGTCCTCGCCCACCTCGAGGCGATGATCGGGCGCTGGGAGGAGGCCGGGATCGCTGTGCGAACGGTCTGGCTCGGTGACCCGATGGGCTGGAACACGCCCCTCGCGGTGGAGACGCTCCTCACCGAGATCCAGGCGCGCTGGCCGGGCATCCACCGCTTCCACCTGCACCTGCACAACCAGCGCGGTGCGGCCCTGGTCTCGGCGTACGCGGCCGTCAGAGCGCTGCGAGCCCAGCACACGCTCGTCCTCGACGCCGCCATCGGCGGGGTCGGCGGCTGCCCCTACTGCGGCAACGGTCGTGCCACCGGCATGATGCCGACCGAGGACCTCGTCGACATGGTGGAGGAGATGGGCATCGATACCGGCGTCGACCGCGACGCCGTGATCGAGGCCGCCGTCCTGGCCGAGCGCGTCTTCGGCCACCGGCTCTACGGCAAGACCGCACTGGCCGGCCGTCGGCCCCGGGGTGCCGCGCTGTACCCGCCCGACATGCCGTTCGTCGAGACGCTCGAGGAGGCGAGCCACTTCCGCCTCGGCCCCGAGGTGTACGCCGGCCAGCGGACGCCGTGGCGCGAGCCCATCACCAGCCCGCAGCTCGACAGGGTGCGCCGAGCGCAGGCAGCGACCCGTGGCTGAGGTGCTGCAGG from Nocardioides sp. BP30 encodes:
- the mftE gene encoding mycofactocin biosynthesis peptidyl-dipeptidase MftE codes for the protein MTTSRLAQTTWEDARGRGVLLVPVGSLEQHGPHLPLDTDTCIAQAVADGLAARLGDAGVQVWVGPPLGYGSSGEHQSFAGTVSIGTHVLHDVVVELVRSARTWTERVVLVNAHGGNAQALTRAVKKLRTEGHDVAWLPCRTEGVDLHAGRTETSLMLHLRPSSVRRDRAVAGDTRPLTEILPAMIAGGVAAVSENGVLGDPAGAHADEGAALLADMVEELAVAVLHDDGVTV
- a CDS encoding mycofactocin-coupled SDR family oxidoreductase codes for the protein MDGEPRDPAPTGADRSPAGVALVTGAARGIGATTVRRLAADGWAVVAVDACAGSDTGPGTAPYPMPTTADLAAVCDGLPDVVPVVADVRDRPALAGAVDVAIARWGRLDAAVAAAGIIAGGQALWETPDEQLQLLWDVDARGVWNLAAVSVPRMLAGPDPSRCRFVAVASAAGSRGLYHLAAYNAAKHAVVGLVKGLAADLVGTGVTACSVSPGSTDTAMLAATADLYGVTTGELARHQLVRRPLAPEELAATIAFACSREGAVLNGSVVAADGGFGG
- the mftF gene encoding mycofactocin biosynthesis glycosyltransferase MftF (Members of this protein family, MftF, are glycosyltransferases, members of PF00535 (glycosyl transferase family 2). The encoding gene is found as part of the mycofactocin cassette, in Mycobacterium tuberculosis, many other Actinobacteria, and occasional members of other lineages. Mycofactocin itself, a putative redox carrier, is a heavily modified derivative of the C-terminal Val-Tyr dipeptide of the mycofactocin precursor MftA (TIGR03969).), producing the protein MRASRTQPEPVRPTGGPGSRPLPGGFRVRLRDDVARYPGATPGESILIGGSPARSIKLSARAAAMLEGPVLGVTDSASGVLARRLLDANVADPELGDGVDPAEVTVVVPVRDRAEQLDRCLTALAGLRVVVVDDASREPDAVHAVVRRHRAQIVALPTNLGPAGARNAGLRQVTTPLVAFVDSDVTADAAALRGLAAHFADPALAVVGPLVRGSIASLRPRWFERYDAAASSLALGRRACSVAVGAAVGWLPSACLVARTAVLRDLGGPQGGAGGGFDASMRVGEDVDLVWRLLEAGWRVRYDPTFEVRHDVRDSLRSILGRKVLYGTGSAPLAARHGDAVAVARLTPLMAAAGAGVLLRRPWSLALSVAATWWARRSVRRALPPFDDQSAVATRLALRGLGWSVRQESALLLRHWWPAAVLAGAVSGSARRMLLSACVVDAVVAHTLDRPLDRPDLPPAGLLGTLVGRRLDDLAYGTGVWLGAARSGSTRALRATLVRSATASPTRPRGQ
- a CDS encoding aldehyde dehydrogenase; this encodes MSVVSTTAYRRDHFFVGGRWIEPAGTERLVVVSPATEEPVGSVPAAVAADIDAAVAAARQAFDRGPWPLMTQQERAAKMRDLAAAMRARVEETATAITSEMGSVISYTRAGQAPAPIDMLEYYAGLAGTVGQPEEGRVGAYATWTVTKEPIGVVGAIVPWNGPIFLAMFKIAPALLAGCTIVLKPSPESPLSAYLLAEALEAADFPPGVLNIVPGDREVGRHLVLHPDVDKIAFTGSTAAGKAIMADCAHDLKRVTLELGGKSPAIVLDDADLATSLPGILFGFTQNNGQICVSNSRLIVPRSRRDEIVEAIAAGLGEVTLGDPFDEASTMGPLVAQRQRDRVVGLLEGARAEGATIAYGGGDGGMDRGWYVAPTLVTDVKPGMTIARDEVFGPVLSIIDYDTEDEAIAIANDTEYGLGAAIFTTDDDRFARLARRVRAGTVNRNTHLTDYYLPFGGWKQSGIGVEGGPEAVESYLATKVLGPFG
- a CDS encoding NDMA-dependent alcohol dehydrogenase, giving the protein MKAKAAVVWGPGEPWTVEEIEVDPPGPGEVLVEWAASGLCHSDEHFRSGDRVPAEIEETVFPLLGGHEGAGIVSQVGPGVTELAVGDHVVASFAPTCGKCRYCTSGRAMICDANRDFMAPGQLVDGAIKHRVRGRDLFVMAKLGTFAERTTVSVNSVIRIDADIPLDAACLVSCGVPTGWGSAVVRGGVRPGDVVAVVGLGGLGISAVQGARLAGAAHIVAIDPFESRRDSAAKLGATRVAASIEDARPDIAHLTNGQGADVVVLTPSVVTGEILAEGLSITGKGCVCVSVGMGELGQTPVPIDIGMFSLLHKEIRGSLFGGMNPRSAPVQLLGLYRDGLLDLDAMITTYPLDDINTALADTSQGRVVRAVVRMGAAS
- a CDS encoding citramalate synthase → MTRATHAAALPRVEIVEEGMREGMQIEDASIPVADRVELLDSLSDTGLGTIVVGSFVRANWVPQMASVEEVIERMKVVPGVRYTALALNAKGVERRARFVPPLTVEVAPRLEVHACDVFVRRNTNRSQADEIGSWPAVVTRAVQAGTTEATVRVNAAFGSNFVGDIAPADVLAHLEAMIGRWEEAGIAVRTVWLGDPMGWNTPLAVETLLTEIQARWPGIHRFHLHLHNQRGAALVSAYAAVRALRAQHTLVLDAAIGGVGGCPYCGNGRATGMMPTEDLVDMVEEMGIDTGVDRDAVIEAAVLAERVFGHRLYGKTALAGRRPRGAALYPPDMPFVETLEEASHFRLGPEVYAGQRTPWREPITSPQLDRVRRAQAATRG